The Corallococcus caeni region GCGTGCGATTGTTGACCCGGCCATATTCACGGACGTGGGTCATGACCTTCCGGTCCAGCTCGTCCACCGTCCGGCGTTGGTAGTCCACGGCGGAGCCCAGCTCCTTGAGAACCTCTCCACGAAGCCGATAGGCGGGATGGGCGTTGCGCGCGGTCTGCCGCGTGGCCTCCAGGATGGAGGGGTCATTGCTCGCCAGCCTGCGCAGGATGGTTTCGGCCTCCGGCACGGACTTCTGAAGCAGGGGGGCTGCTTCCTGTGCGGTCACCGTGCGACGGCGGCGCAGCCAGAACAGGATGAGGAGCGTGTCCGTGTCATCCCGCTCCTGCTCGGGAAGTTGGGCGATGAACCGGGTGATCTGGGTCCTGGCCGCGCCTCCCACCAGCTTGACCTGGACCAACTCGCTAGAGGTTTCGATGTGCGGGATTTCGCGGCCGGAGCGAATCATCTCGCGGTACATGCGGTCGACGCCCCGTCCCGCTTCCTCCGCGAAGCCGAGTGTGCGCGACGCCTTGGCCAGGAGCGCGTTGCGGGGCTTGGGTGGGTGCGTGAGGATGTTCTCGGGTGTGACGCCCGCGACGAGCGGTCCCGGCGAGCTCACGATGAAGACCTGGGGAGAGTGCTCGATGAGCACCGCGCCCTGGAGCCGGTAGTCCCGGTGGACGAGCGCGTTGACGATGGCTTCCCGGATGGCCAGGCTCGGAAAGTCGGCGACATCCAGGAGTTGTCCGTTGGGGAGTGATACGGGCACCTGGTTGAGCCTGGCTCGAATCAGCCCGAGAATTTCGCCGAACGCCAGGACCAGGGGCGCATCAATGCGCTGGATGGCCAGCGGCTCGCCTCCGGGGGTCTGGCGGTAGTGGTACTGGAGCGCGGGTGAAGGAGACGCGTCGCAGAAGAGCAGTTCGCCTGCCTTGAGAAGCTCTCCCTCCTGGGTGACCAGCCCCAGGGCACGTAGCAGGTCCTGGGGGCTTCTGAGACGCGCGTAGTTCCGGCGCTCATCCGTGAGGGTGGCCAGGCTTTCCCTCGCGGCCTGAAGGGCCAGGGGCGAAGCCTCCTGGATGTCACGTCCGCTGGGCTGCGCGGACCAGTCAAAGCTCCGGCGGTCATCGCGCAGCCTGGCGATCTCCTCCGGGCTCATGGGCAGGCAGTCACTGCCAAGCCTCCGCCGTGCACGCCCTTGTGGATCGGAGTGCACTTCAATGCCTTGGGGAACGAAGACAACGAGCAGGCGTACCCCGGCAAAGAGGTGCTCTTCCACTTCGACCAGCAGGGAGGGGCGGGTCAGCTCGTAGATGCGCCGGCGAACTTGCTCGGCTTCCAGGCTCGTTCCCAGGAACGCGGCGGGTCCGCCCTGCTTGTCATCGACTCCGATGACGAGCGCTCCTCCGTTCGCGTTCGTGAAGCAGATGGCGTCACCTGCGAGCTCACGCATGAAGTCATCGGCACTGCGCCCCTCGCGCTTGAAGTCGAGGGTGACGCTTTCCAGCTTCTGCGCAGGGTGCCCTTCCTGAACCTTCTCCAGGGTAGGGCGCAGTTGGTCCCGGATGTGGCGCATCATGGCGGTTTCCGTGCGAGTTCGCGGCGTGTTTGCGGATCTCCTTCAGAGTGTAGGGTGGTCGCAAACTCGACGCAAACTCCGGTGAGTCTCCCCCGCAGGGGGCGTGGCGTGCCTTAGAGTCGTAGGGTGCCCATCGTCCACGACTGGCTGGCCCGGCGGGCTTCGCTCGCCCCGGAGCGCACGGCGCTCGTTGATTCGCTCCGGGGTGGGCGGCGCATCTCGTGGGCGGAGTGGAATGACTCCGCCCACCGGACCGCGCTGCTGCTGCGCGACCTGGGCGTGGGCGTGGGTGACCGCGTCTCCGTCCTGGCCTTCAACGGCGTGGAGACGCTGGACCTCGTGTTCGCGTGCGCCAAGCTGGGCGCCGTGCTCCAGCCGCTCAACTGGCGCCTGGGCGTGGAGGAGCTGCACGGCCTGCTCTCCGATGTCGCTCCCTCCGTCGTCTGCTTCGGTCCGGAGTTCGGCCCTCAAGTGGACGCCTTGCGCTCACGTCTTCCGGCGCACTGGGTCTCCCTTTCGGATCCGCTCTTCTGCTCGCGCGAGACGCTGACCGGCGCGCTGCCCTCCCTCGAACTGGAGGCGGATGCACCTTGGGTGCTGTGCTCCACCGGCGGGAGCACCGGCCTTCCGAAGTCCGCCGTGCTCACGCATGGCTCGCTCACCGCCAACGCCGTGAACACCGTCGTCAGCTGGGGCCTCACCCAGGACGACGTGGCGCTCGTCAACGCGCCCCTGTTCCACACTGGCGGCCTCAACGTGTTCGCCCTGCCCCTGGTGTACGTGGGCGGCGCCTCCGTCGTGTGCCGTGCCTTCGACGTGGCGCAGACCTTCGACCTCATCGACTCGGGCTCCGTGAACCTCGTGTTCGGCGTGCCCACCATGTTCATCGAGATGCAGCGGCATCCCCGCTTCGAGGCCGTGGACTTCTCCCGCCTCAAGCTGCTCATCAGCGGCGGCGCCCCCTGTCCCGCCCCCGTCTTCGAGCGCTTCTTCGCTCGCGGCATTCCCTTCCGCACCGGCTACGGCCTCACCGAGGGCGGCCCCAACAACTTCTTCCTCCCCGACGCCGTCATGCGCTCGCACGCGGGCTTCGTCGGTGTGCCCCTGTTCCACGTCGAAGCGCGCATTGACGGCGAACAGCGCCCCGGAGACGTGGGTGAGCTGCTCCTTCGCGGCCCCCACCTTTGCGCCGGCTACTGGCGCCGGCCGGAGGAGACCGCTCGCACCTTCGTGGACGGATGGCTGCACACCGGCGACCTGGCCTCCCGCGACGCGCAGGGCTTCTTCCGCATCGAGGGCCGCGCCAAGGACCTGATCATCTCCGGCGGCGAGAACATCCACCCCTCCGAGGTCGAGAGCGTCCTCGCCGGCCACCCCGATGTCGCCGAGGTCGCCGTCATCGGCGTCCCCGACCCGAAGTGGGGCGAGGTCCCCCGCGCCCTCGTCGTCCCCCGGCCGGGCGCCGATCCGACCCTGGAGGCGCTGGTGGCCTTCTGTGCCGGCCGGCTCGCCCGGTACAAGCTGCCCCGCACGCTGCGGCTGCTGGAGTCCCTGCCGCGTACCCCGGCGGGCAAGGTGGACCGGCGGGGGCTCGCCCGGATGCACGGCGAGGGCTGAATTTCCGTTCCGTTGCGCCCGTCCCCCTGGAAGCCCCTGGGATGTCCCTGCGGACCGCCGTTCGTAATATTTCGTCATGGGCCCGTAGCCCCCTGGAAATGTACGGGTGGGAGGTTGCAGGTCGCGGCCCGGAGGCGGTCCGCATCCCCCGCGGAGACCCGAACCATGGAGAACACGCCACGCCCCACGGCCTCCGAGGAGGCCACCATCCAGGTGCTCCTCGTGGAGGACGATGAACGCCTGGCGCGGCTCACCGCCCGCTACCTCCAGGAGCACGGCATCATCGTCACCGTGTCCGCGTCCGGCACCGACGCGCTCCTCCAGACGTCCCGCCACACCTACGACGTCATCCTCCTGGACCTCATGCTCCCCGGCCGCGACGGCCTGGAGGTCTGCCGCGAGCTGCGCACCCGCACGGACGTGCCCATCATCATGCTCACCGCGCGCGGCGAGGAGGCCGACCGCGTCCTGGGACTGGAGTCCGGCGCGGATGACTACCTGCCCAAGCCCTACTCGTCGCGCGAGCTGCTCGCCCGCATCCGCGCCCAGGTGCGCCGCGCGCGCGGCAAGGTGGGCCCCACCAGCCACCCCGTGCACGCGGGCCGGCTGGTGCTGGACCCCCGCAGCCTGAGCGCGTCCCTGGACGGCAAGCCGCTGTCCCTCACGACGTATGAGTTCAGCCTGCTGCGCGTCCTGGCCGAGCGCGCCGGCCGCGTCCTCAGCCGCGAACAGCTGCTCGACCTGGTGAAGGGCAGCGCGGACGAGGTCTTCGACCGCTCCGTGGACGTGCACATCTTCCGCCTGCGTCAGAAGCTGGAGGTGGACCCCCGCAACCCGCGCCTGCTCAAGACGGTCCGCGGCGCCGGCTACATGCTGGCCACGGAGACCGAGGCGGAGTCGTGAAGTTCTTCCGCCTCCCCATGGGCCTGCTCCCCCGCATCTACCTGGTGGGGGTCATCCAGATCATCCTCGTGGGCGTGTCGCTCATGCTCGCTCGGGACCTCCTGCGCAACGAGTCCTGGCGCAACCGCTTCGACGACGAGCTGTCCTACTTCGTCGACGAGTGGGCCAACCTGCGCGACCAGCCCGCCGCGCTCCAGGCATCGCTCGACCGCGCCCAGCAGCGCATGGGCATGCGCGTCACGCTGCGCGCCGCGGACGGGACGCTGCTGGGCAACACGCGGCCGGACCCCGTGCCGCCGCTGACCTCCGAGGAGTTCTCCGCCGTCGCCTCGCGCGTCACCCGCAGCGGTCCGCGCGGCCCGTTCCCCGGGCTGGGGGGCGGACCTGGCCGCCTCCTGGTGGTGAGTCCCTACCCGGGCCCCATCCAGGTCTACGCCTCCGTGTCGCTGCCCCCGCCGCCCCCGCCGCCGGATGGAGACCGGCAGACGGCCATCATCGTGGGGCTCGTGCTGATGTGTACCGCCATCACCTCCGTTGCCTTCGCGCGCACGCTCGCGGGCCCGCTGGAGAAGCTGGCCAGCGCGGCGCGCGCGTTCGGCGCGGGGAGGCTGGACGTGCGCGCGGGCCTGCGCCGCAAGGACGAACTGGGCCTGGTGTCCGAGGCCTTCGACGAGATGGCCGGCCGCATCACCCAGCTCTTGCGCTCGCAGAAGGAGCTGCTCGCCAACGTGTCACACGAGCTGCGCACGCCCCTGTCCCGCATCCGCGTGGCGCTGGACCTGGCCGCGGAGGGCGACGCGCAGACCGCGCGCGAGCTGCTGCCCGACATCACCGAGGACCTGTCGGAGCTGGAGCGCCTGGTGTCCGACGTGCTCACCACGTCCCGCCTGGAGCTGGTGACGGATGGCGCGAGCGGCGGCGTGCCCCCCCTGCGCCTGGAGCGCGTGGACGCGAACGCGCTGGTGGACAAGGCCGCCGCCCGCTTCCGCTCCGCCCGGCCGAAGCACCGGCTGGAGGTCCAGGTGGACGGCGCGCTGCCTGCGCTGGAGGCAGACCCCGTGCTGCTGCGGCGCGTGTTGGACAACCTGCTCGACAACGCGGGGAAGTATTCGGAGGCCGGCACCACCGTGAGGCTGCACGCCCGGGCGGAGGGCGGCGGCGTCCAGGTGGAGGTCCGGGACCAGGGCATCGGCATCGACGCGCAGGACCTGGCGCGCGTGGGCACGCCCTTCTTCCGCACCGACCGCAGCCGCGCCCGCACCACGGGCGGCGTGGGGCTGGGGCTGGCGTTGGTGCGCCGCATCCTGGACGCGCACCACGGCCACCTCACGCTGGAGAGCCAGCCGGGCCAGGGCACCACCGCGCGCGTCGTGCTCCCCGGAGTGGGGGCGGCGGACACAGCGGAGGGTCGCCTCGCCGTGGGTCATCTTTCGTAATAGAGACGAGATTCGCCGAAACATTTCAAAACGTAGATAAGGGGCATGAAGGCCTTGAGCGAGATGCCGCGGGAAGCGCCGGCCCTGGCGCCGGTGGAGCTGGACGAGGACGAGGGTCGCAAGCGCGGAGTGCCGCGCTGGGCCTGGGTCCTGGCGATCCTGGTGGTGGCGGGCGCGGGGGTGTTCTGGCGCATGCGCGCCGGAAGCCAGGCGGACGCCGTCACCTACGAGACGACCCCCGCCGAGGCCCGGAAGCTCACGGCCAGGGTGACGGCCACCGGCACCGTGGCGGCGCTGGTGACGGTGCAGGTCGGCAGTCAGGTCTCCGGCCGCATCCAGGAGCTGATGGTCGACTACAACTCGCAGGTCAAGAAGGGGCAGGTCATCGCCCGCATCGACCCGCAGCTGGTGCAGGCCGCGCTGGACCGGGCGAAGGCAAACATGACGGCCTCGCGCGCGAACCTCCAGAAGGCGCGCGTGAACGCGGACGTGGCGAAGAAGCAGGCCGCGCGCTCGAAGGAGCTGCGCGCGCAGCAGTTCATCTCCCAGTCGGAGCTGGAGACGGCCGAGTCCGCCGCCGCCAGCGGGCAGGCGGAGGTCACGGCCGCGGAGGGCTCGGTGGCCCAGGCGCAGGCCGCGCTCAACGAGGCGGAGGTGAACCTCAAGTACACGACCATCGTGTCGCCCACGGACGGCATCGTCATCTCGCGCAGCGTGGACGTGGGCCAGACGGTGGCCGCGTCCCTCCAGGCGCCCGTGCTCTTCACCATCGCGGAGGACCTGCGCAAGATGCAGGTCAACACCAGCATCGCGGAAGCGGACGTGGGCAAGCTGCAGCCCGGCATGAAGGCCACCTTCACCGTGGACGCCTTCCCGGGGGAGACCTTCGACGGCGTCATCCGGCAGATCCGCAACGAGGCCATCACCGTGCAGAACGTGGTGACCTACCTGGCCGTCATCGACGTGCCGAACCCGGACCTCAAGCTCAAGCCGGGCATGACGGCGAACGTGACCATCGTCACGCAGCAGAAGGACCAGGCGCTGTCCGTGCCCAACACGGCGCTGCGCTACCGCCCCGCGCCGTCGCCGAACGCGCCCGCGCAGGCTGCGGCGGCCCAGCCGCCCCCCGCGGGCACGCGCACCGTCTACGTGCTGCGCCGCCAGCCGGAGCAGAAGCCGCAGCCCGTGGCCGTGAACGTGCGCACCGGCATGACGGATGGCACGTACACGGAGGTGGTGGAAGGGGACATCAAGGCCGGCGACCGCGTCATCACCGCGGCGAATTCGCCGGCGGGCTCGACGTCCACCGGGGCTCCTTCGGGTGCGAGCCCCGTCGGCGGCGCGGGTGGCGGCCGGGGCATGGGCGGCGGCCGCCGGGGCCCGTTCTAGGCACGCGGCCGTTCCAATCACTTTCATCGCGGGCAGGGGAAGGGACAGAGGCAGACCGATGGACGCGGAAACGAAGCGGGCACCCCCCGTCATCCAGCTCAAGAACGTGGCGAAGGTGTACCGCTCCGGCGACGTGGAGGTGCGGGCCCTGCGCGGCGTGGACTTCACGGTGGAGCCGGGCGAGTTCGTCTCCATCATGGGCTCCTCCGGCTCGGGCAAGTCCACGCTGATGAACATCCTGGGCTGCCTGGACCGGCCCACCTCCGGGGAGTACCTGCTCAACGGCCGAGAGGTGGCCCGCCTGGACCGCGACGGCCTGGCGCGCGTGCGCAACCGCACCCTGGGCTTCGTCTTCCAGAGCTTCAACCTGCTGGCGCGCACCACCGCGCTGGAGAACGTGGAGCTGCCCATGCTGTACGCGGGCGTGCCCTCCAAGGAGCGCCGCGCGCGGGCGAAGGAGGCGCTGGAGCGCGTGGGGCTGGGGGCCCGGCTGGACCACCACCCGAAGCAGCTCTCCGGCGGTCAGCAGCAGCGCGTGGCCATCGCGCGGGCGCTGGTGGGCCGGCCGCGCGTCATCCTCGCGGACGAGCCCACGGGCAACCTGGACTCGCGCACCACGGTGGAGGTGATGGCGCTGTTCCAGCAGCTGCAGAAGGAAGGCCTCACGCTGGTGCTGGTGACGCACGAGCCGGACGTGGCCGAGTACACGCAGCGGGTGGTGGTGGTGAAGGACGGGCGCATCGTGAACGACAGACGCCAGACGCCGAACCCGGCGGTGGTGCCCGCCGAGGAGGTGGGGACATGAACATCCTGGAGACGGTCGTCCTGGCGCTGCGTGCGCTCTTGCGTTCCAAGACGCGCTCGGTGCTCACCGCGCTGGGCATCATCATCGGCGTGGGCGCGGTCATCGCCATGGTGGCCATTGGCGACGGCGCGAAGGCCAGCGTGCAGAAGGTCTTCGACTCCATGGGCACCAACCTGCTCATCATCCTGCCGGGTTCGTCCAGGTCCGGTGGCGCCCGGGGCGGCTTCGGCAGCCAGCCCACCATCACCTGGGACGACCTGGAGGCCGTGCGCACGCAGCTGTCCACCGTGCGCGGCGCGGCGCCGGAGATGCGCTCCAACGCGCAGGTGTTCAGCGAGGACCAGAACTGGAACACCAGCATCATCGGCACGACGACGGACTACTTCACCGTGCGCAGCTGGACCATGGCGAAGGGCGCGCACTTCACGGACGCGGACAACGAGGCGGGCGCGAAGGTGGCGGTGCTGGGCCAGACGGTGGTGGACAACCTCTACGGCAAGGGCTTCAACCCCGTGGGGCAGGTCATCCGCATCAACAAGACGCCCTTCACCGTGATGGGCGTGACGGCGCCCAAGGGCCAGTCGCCCGTGGGCCAGGACTTCGACAACACGGTGTTCGTGCCGGCCACCACCTTCCGCCGCCAGGTGCAGGCGCAGAGCCTGGGCGCGTACATCACCGGCGCGGTGTTCGTGCAGGCGGCGAGCGCGGACCTCACGGCGAAGGCCCAGACGGACGTGACGAACCTCCTGCGGGAGCGCCACCGCCTGGGCGAGGACGACGCGAACGACTTCGACGTGCGCAACCTGGCGGAGGTGGCCAGCGGTCAGCAGCAGAGCACGGAGACGCTGAGCCTGCTGCTCGCGGCCATCGCGGCGGTGTCGCTGGTGGTGGGCGGCATCGGCATCATGAACATCATGCTGGTGAGCGTCACCGAGCGGACGCGCGAGATTGGCGTGCGCGTGGCGGTGGGCGCCCGGCCGCGCGACATCCTGGCGCAGTTCCTCATCGAGGCGCTGACGCTGGCGGTGCTGGGCGGCATCATCGGCGCGGCCGTGGGCCTGGGCGTGGCGAAGCTGCTGGCCGCGCAGTTCGGCTGGCCCATGCTGGTCCGCCCGGACGTCGCGCTGCTGGCCATCGGGTTCAGCGGCCTGGTCGGGGTCGTCTTCGGGCTGTACCCGGCGCGCAAGGCGAGCCTGTTGGATCCCATCGATGCACTGAGGTACGAGTGATGCGCGCGCTTTCGTTGACGCTTTCGTTGTGGGTCCTGCCCGTGGTCGCGGGGGCCCAGACGCCGGCTCCGGCCACGGCGATGCCCCAGGACCCGGCGGCGCCCGTGACGCCTCCCGCCGTGCGGCAGTCCCTGTCCGCGTCCGCCGCCTCCGAGGGGCGCGTCATCACCCTGGCGGAGGCGGAGACCGCAGCGCGTGAGCACCAGCCGACGCTGCGCTCGGCGCAGGCGAACACCGACGCGGCGTACGCCCGGGTGGATCAGGCCTTCTCCGGCTTCCTGCCGCAGGTGAGCGCCAGCGCCAGCTACACGCTGGGCACCAGCAACCGGGCCGTCATCCAGAACGTGCCGGGCAGCGACACCGCGGTGGTGTCCAGCTCCACGCGGCGCTTCAGCGGGGGCATCTCCGCCAACCAGCTCATCTACGACTTCGGCCGGACGTCCGGGCGCTACAACGCGTCGAAAGAGAGCGCGGGCGCGCAGGAGGACTCGCAGCAGCAGGTGCTCCAGGACGTGCTGCGCGACGTGCGCTCCGCGTACTTCAACGTCCTCACGCAGAAGGCCCTGCTGGGCGTGGCGCGCGAGACGCTCCAGAGCGAGGAGGCGCGGCTCAACCAGGTGAACGCGTCCGTGCAGGTGGGGTCGCGGCCGGAAATCGACCTGCTCCAGCAGCGCACGGCGAAGGCCAACGCGCAGGTGGCGCTCATCCGCGCGCAGAACGCCTACGCCACCGCGAAGGCGCAGCTCAACCAGACCATGGGCGCGGAGACGTCCACCGACTACACCGTGCAGGACGTGACGGTGGCGGCCGTCGCCGGTGAGGACGAAGTGCTGGACGCGCTGGTGAAGCGCGCGCTGGAGGCCCGTCCCGACGTCGCCGCGCGCGAGCGTCAGATTCTGGCGCAGGAGTCGCAGGTGAAGGTGACGAAGGGCGGCCACTGGCCCAGCCTGAGCGCCACGGGCAACGTGTCCAACGTGGGCGCGAACCCGGTCAACGGCGCCACGCTGAGCGCGCAGGGCGGGCTGCAGCTGAGCTGGGCGCTGTTCCAGGGCGGGCTCGTCAACGCGCAGACGCGCGAGGCCAACGCCAACCTGCGCGACCTCCAGGCGCAGAAGGACGCGCTCCGGCAGCAGGTGCGGCTCCAGGTGGAGCAGGCCCGGCTCAACGTGGTGGCCACGCGGGAAGCGCTCACCGCCGCGGACGAGGCCCAGGTGAACGCGCGCGAGCGACTGCGGCTGGCCGAAGGGCGCTACCGCGCGGGCGTGGGCAACATCATCGAGGTCAGCGACGCGCAGGTGGCCTTCACCAACGCCGCCGCCCAGCAGGTGCAGGCGACGTACGACCTGGCCACCTCCCGCGCGGAGCTGGCGCGCGCCCTGGGCACGGTGGAGCTATCCACCGTGGCCTCGCGGTAGGCCCGGCGGGTGAAGACGTGAAACATGAGCCAACCCTGAAGGGTGGCAGTGGCGGCAGGACGCTCGAACACCGTAGGAAACGGCGGCTCCAACGTCATGGGTCACCTCCCGACAGGCCCGGAAACCCGCGGGGATGCACGCCGTGGAGGCCGTTTCCAGAGGGCACTCCGTCTCAGAAGTGGCATGGGTGTCGGGGTTGCCCGGACTCTGAAAGTCCACCTCCCGCGCAGCGACCCTATGGGTGAACAATGGGAGGCTGACCCGGCAAGTTCTGTCTGTCTGCCTCTATACGTCCTATGCCGTCGGCCAAACGTTTCGGGTCGGCAAGCAAAGGCATGGACAAGAAACTCGCAACCACCATCGGCGCATCGGCACGGGTCGCCCGGGGCCGCATGGAGCTTACGCAGGCCGACGTCGCCGAGCGAATCGACGTGGCCACGGAGGTGTACGGCCGCCTGGAGCGCGGCGGCATGCTCCCCAGCGTCCAGACCCTGCTGAAGCTGTGCCACGAGCTGCACGTCTCCGCGGACGAGCTGCTGGGACTCGCGGCGCAGGGTGCGCCGCCGTCGCGCGCCAGCGAAGCCCCGCCGCCCACTCCGGAGCGCCCGGAAGTGCGCCGGCTTCTGCGCAGCGTGCGTCAGCTGGACCCCGCCCAGGTGAAGCTGCTGGGCCTGGTGGCCAACGCGCTCCAGCGGCGGTAGCCCTCTTCCCCTCCCGCTCCTCCCGGCTTTGGGGGACACCGGACCGCGCGCGAACCGCCTTCAGAGGTTCGACAGGACGCGATCCAGGTCGGCGGGCCGCACCGGCTTGGTGAGGTGCACGTCGAACCCGGCCTTCAGGGCCTGCTGGTAGGCCTCCGGGTCGCCGTAGCCGGAGAGCGCCACCAGCCGCAGCTGCTGCCCCACGCGCGCGCGCAGCGTCCTCGCCACCTGGTAGCCGTCCAGCCCCGGCAGGCCAATGTCCACCAGCGCCAGCTCCGGCGCGTGCTCCAGGGCCAGCGCCACGCCCTGCATGCCGTCCTGGGCCACCGCCACCTGGTGGCCCCACAGCTCCAGCAGCTCGCGCATGGACTGGCGCGCGTCCGAGTTGTCCTCCACCAGGAGGATGCGCCGCGCGCGCCGCGTGTCCATCAGGTTCGCCCCGGTCGAGCGGGGGACGCGGTCCGCGGGCAGCAGGGGCAGCCGCACCACGAACTCGCTGCCCTGGCCCAGGCCGCCGCTGGTCGCGTCCACGCTGCCGCCGTGCATCCGCACCAGCGTGCGCACGAGGGTGAGGCCAATGCCCAGGCCCCCGCGCGAGCGCTCCAGGGACGTGTCCGCCTGGGCGAACAGCTCGAACATGGCGGGCAGCTTCTCAGGCGGGATGCCGATGCCGGTGTCCTTCACCCGCAGCACCGCCTGCGCGCTGCCGTCCACGCCCTCCTGGAAGAGCTCCACGGTGACGGTGCCCTGGTCCGTGTACTTGGCCGCGTTGTCCACCAGGTTGGTGAAGACCTGCTCCAGGCGCGTGGCGTCACCCTCCAGCCACAGCGGCGCGCGCGGCAGGTGGGCCTCCAGCGTCAGGCCGCGGGACTCCACGCGGGGGCGCAGGATGGAGAGCACCTGCTGGAGGACCTCCGTCAGGCTCACCGGCTCCTGGCGCAGCTCCACCTTGCCCCGGGTGATGCGGCTGACGTCCAGCAGGTCGTCCACCAGCCGCGCCAGGTGGTTCGTCTGGCGCTGGATGATGCCGTGCATCCGCGCTTCCTTGGTGTCCGTGGACGCCTTGCGCTCCAGGATGCCAATGGCCGTCATGATGGCGGCCAGCGGGTTGCGCAGCTCGTGGGCCAGCATGGCCAGGAACTCGTCCTTGCGCCGGTCCATCTCGATGAGCTGGTCCGTGCGCAGCCGGGCCTGCTGCTCCGCGTGGCGCAGGCGCAAGAGCGAGCGCACCGTGGCGATGAGCTCCGACGGCTCGTAGGGCTGGGTGAGGTACGCGTCCGCACCGCCCTCCAGGCCCTGCACCTTCTTGTCCGGCGTGACGAACGTCGCGGACGTGTGCATCACCGCGATGGCGGCCGTGGCCGCGTTGGCCCGCAGGCGCGCGCAGACCTCATAGCCGCTGATGTCCGGCAGCTTCACGTCCAGGACGATGACGTCCGGGCGGTGCTCCTCCGCCAGCAGGAGCGCCGCCATGCCGGTGGCCGCCTCCAGCACGTGGTAGCCGGACATCTCCAGGATGCGGTTGACCAGGTAGCGGTTGGCCTCGTCGTCGTTGACGTTGAGGACCGTTGCCAGACGGGGTTGCTCAGCCACGGGGGTTCGCCTCGCGCAGTTCCCGGTTCCCCAATCCCGCCTTGGACAGCGCGTCGCGGATGCGGGTGATGGCCACTTCCCGGCTGAGCGTGTGCTTGGCCAGGATGGCGGACGTCTCGCGTGACAGCCGCGCCCGCTCCGCCTCCTGCAGCTGGTGGGAGGTGTGCAGGATGATGGGGATGTCGCGCGTGCGCGGATCCGCCTTCAGTTCGTCCAGCACGTCGAAGGCGGTGATGTCCGGCAGCACGAAGTCCAGGAAGATGAGGTGTGGGGCGTTCTCGCGCGCGATGCGCACGCCGTCACGGCCGTTGGAGGCCTCCAGCAGCTGGTAGGGCGTGTCCTTGAGCAGCTGCTTGAGCAGGTAGCGGTGCACGTCGTCGTCGTCGATGATGAGCAGCCGCTCCACCGGACCGACGCGGGCCAGCGACGCCAGCTTCTTCTGCAGGCGCACCTCGTCCACGGGCTTGAGCCAGAACTCGTCCGCGCCCAGGGCGCGCGCCTTCTGCTCGCGGTCCGTCACGGTGACGACGAGGATGGGGATGTCGCGCGTCTGCTCGCCGTTCTTCATCTCCGCGAGGAAGCTCCAGCTCGTCTCGCCCTCCAGCATCACGTCCAGCACCATGGCGGCGGGGCGCACGCGCTGCATCACCTTGCGCGCGTCCTCCACGGTGCGCACGGGCAGCACCTGGAAGCCGGAGCGCGCCAGGTACTTCTCGTAGAGGAACAGCGTCTGGCGGTCGTCCTCCAGCACCAGCACCGGCGCGCGGCCCGGGTCCAGCTTCTCGCTGCGCTGGGTGAGCCCCGTCATCTCCGACACTTCCGGGTGGACGCGCGGCAGGGTGATGGTGAAGGTGGCGCCCTGGCCCAGCGTGCTCTTCACGGTGAGCGAGCCGCCCAGGACCTCCGCCAGCTTGCGCGCCAGCGGCAGGCCCAGGCCGGTGCCCTTCACCTGCCGCTGCAGGTGGCTGTCCACCTGGATGAACTCCTCGAAGACGCGCTCGTGGTTCTCCGGCGCGATGCCGATGCCCGTGTCCTTCACGGTGAACACCACCGTGTCCTTGGGGCCCGGGGCCACGGTCACCGTGATGGTGCCGGACTCGGTGAACTTCACCGCGTTGGACACCAGGTTG contains the following coding sequences:
- a CDS encoding RNA-binding domain-containing protein encodes the protein MMRHIRDQLRPTLEKVQEGHPAQKLESVTLDFKREGRSADDFMRELAGDAICFTNANGGALVIGVDDKQGGPAAFLGTSLEAEQVRRRIYELTRPSLLVEVEEHLFAGVRLLVVFVPQGIEVHSDPQGRARRRLGSDCLPMSPEEIARLRDDRRSFDWSAQPSGRDIQEASPLALQAARESLATLTDERRNYARLRSPQDLLRALGLVTQEGELLKAGELLFCDASPSPALQYHYRQTPGGEPLAIQRIDAPLVLAFGEILGLIRARLNQVPVSLPNGQLLDVADFPSLAIREAIVNALVHRDYRLQGAVLIEHSPQVFIVSSPGPLVAGVTPENILTHPPKPRNALLAKASRTLGFAEEAGRGVDRMYREMIRSGREIPHIETSSELVQVKLVGGAARTQITRFIAQLPEQERDDTDTLLILFWLRRRRTVTAQEAAPLLQKSVPEAETILRRLASNDPSILEATRQTARNAHPAYRLRGEVLKELGSAVDYQRRTVDELDRKVMTHVREYGRVNNRTLQNLFDIDVTRARDVLADMVERQLLIKVSSQQRGPSVEYGPGPKFPGKARARKTAASRPAKAKTRGRH
- a CDS encoding acyl-CoA synthetase; the protein is MPIVHDWLARRASLAPERTALVDSLRGGRRISWAEWNDSAHRTALLLRDLGVGVGDRVSVLAFNGVETLDLVFACAKLGAVLQPLNWRLGVEELHGLLSDVAPSVVCFGPEFGPQVDALRSRLPAHWVSLSDPLFCSRETLTGALPSLELEADAPWVLCSTGGSTGLPKSAVLTHGSLTANAVNTVVSWGLTQDDVALVNAPLFHTGGLNVFALPLVYVGGASVVCRAFDVAQTFDLIDSGSVNLVFGVPTMFIEMQRHPRFEAVDFSRLKLLISGGAPCPAPVFERFFARGIPFRTGYGLTEGGPNNFFLPDAVMRSHAGFVGVPLFHVEARIDGEQRPGDVGELLLRGPHLCAGYWRRPEETARTFVDGWLHTGDLASRDAQGFFRIEGRAKDLIISGGENIHPSEVESVLAGHPDVAEVAVIGVPDPKWGEVPRALVVPRPGADPTLEALVAFCAGRLARYKLPRTLRLLESLPRTPAGKVDRRGLARMHGEG
- a CDS encoding response regulator transcription factor; translation: MENTPRPTASEEATIQVLLVEDDERLARLTARYLQEHGIIVTVSASGTDALLQTSRHTYDVILLDLMLPGRDGLEVCRELRTRTDVPIIMLTARGEEADRVLGLESGADDYLPKPYSSRELLARIRAQVRRARGKVGPTSHPVHAGRLVLDPRSLSASLDGKPLSLTTYEFSLLRVLAERAGRVLSREQLLDLVKGSADEVFDRSVDVHIFRLRQKLEVDPRNPRLLKTVRGAGYMLATETEAES
- a CDS encoding HAMP domain-containing sensor histidine kinase; the protein is MKFFRLPMGLLPRIYLVGVIQIILVGVSLMLARDLLRNESWRNRFDDELSYFVDEWANLRDQPAALQASLDRAQQRMGMRVTLRAADGTLLGNTRPDPVPPLTSEEFSAVASRVTRSGPRGPFPGLGGGPGRLLVVSPYPGPIQVYASVSLPPPPPPPDGDRQTAIIVGLVLMCTAITSVAFARTLAGPLEKLASAARAFGAGRLDVRAGLRRKDELGLVSEAFDEMAGRITQLLRSQKELLANVSHELRTPLSRIRVALDLAAEGDAQTARELLPDITEDLSELERLVSDVLTTSRLELVTDGASGGVPPLRLERVDANALVDKAAARFRSARPKHRLEVQVDGALPALEADPVLLRRVLDNLLDNAGKYSEAGTTVRLHARAEGGGVQVEVRDQGIGIDAQDLARVGTPFFRTDRSRARTTGGVGLGLALVRRILDAHHGHLTLESQPGQGTTARVVLPGVGAADTAEGRLAVGHLS